Proteins from a single region of Xiphophorus maculatus strain JP 163 A chromosome 22, X_maculatus-5.0-male, whole genome shotgun sequence:
- the LOC102219997 gene encoding titin homolog isoform X2 translates to MASLCKKQQCTIDRRGFRQELDSWRHKLIHCVGFESILEGLTGPELVKDLKVFKDFEPITVSDWSFDENCLFCCLRRDKVKEHLFGFNKNHLEDAPKPLLVKDQIRIIRLEKKAEEFLNAILCRKDVPNFSDPHIPVVAREILQRMISQFAAEYTSKTSSPQDSRSDSPPPSDQSRLAPLLPSGTTSTSPANTLVGAAQNQNPVLSKLLMADQDAPLDLTIKKPTAEPHEQDGVLDLSIKRNRCSSNSSISSRSICLSPATVSLKCESPDYRSSKAKDLQSTSTLEQFMAKLCPHHQRRIVDAIGFLQTEVKAHASSNVQKTSDSTSGVRGKASLNSNSSSTIPEKSHPELKLPNESTPKAEVLEFPNSVPNSDSQKNIPEDAVSLKTSITPGPLLDVFSLGFGSNQPRVSSTPSSVDGENNRQSDQPPVRMKIKTSSAAAGKKLSCVLDNPLSSPFHFLEEKRGSSNRTETHSARLSSSVKRHSQLNVTPQASQKEVLEHQKDKMAKVFPTHVSFPSNSIRTARKTVRVSSEHQVRDNACREIVDPDIGNCDIVFIDKPITDCLKEKRRGMAPRRNARKSTRGHMYSDDIWVLKTVRTLAGRGNCPNPMPEMTTLVTPKQILTKPEGLPPVDMPFAGTFSETVNQQIPSEESNEHVISGAGDVVEVAASKVDSVEVEMSQTDQGQNKVQSGSPPFMNLLVESQETLSDTLTDQETMNDLRMAKEIGESVGPPSYESTTSNEPESQQVVLDNTEQTVTETQVDSLESLTPGEAEHQLSSDKLLSCEDDILNSSVTVNLVEEETKKDKEEKTQEEQSQEIQPQMELHCDNVERTEMSVSTGIAEELTVTRIETEMPETKNCVEPVETTNNEAECNEPAKPVDEQPKELPPWHRKKDTKAQLPDQLRQPEPVIVGFVNGKPVSASDRSLRHRADRNPTPSSKTPIKSCQNLLMCSVSESTPTSAVENKKLEEPQLETNTLETAMIQQVMEPSSDLPSSETSKLPSRTKETPKQKSSPRNQRRLPVPSDQSADQTESTVSKRQLRSDTQNSASISSIITSISSPKPSTLILPPAEQLPSLRIPPFPLPLTIPSLNKHSDPSVSECSQQHKVSETMRPNTKNTQPIKEISEDTQKNKLVSESETKQTLRSGKVVSDNSKNEKHLSTEESNSSENPSPVKTENQTEFVPTSNKRGLRKNSDVGESDLIQKQNVILVEDRLASEDKDVSMSERPRRMPLRSNTEMSDEAVSQSPPPDNKKLVLRSQRSTPHFTSAADTPKQNDVVSPVRIIPERTAKAQLKPTSGTVAPLTHNAQTPVIAPKQEPPKQTVNKFFQALTGEENQHLITNLNTKYDKMLKGWVQMDKEGQPTAKYKNKSDRQAAIWKSKRRARKPKSSEQQKYSPVQMLFMKGFSLTSICRWFLDSTETKSLVIVKKVNTRLPSETQLCFHSSSTGSGSAQDAFPSLQAERLKKHLKKFPIASPVKSNPRSQKLIAKALEQEANTVKRAELPSSTQNLSKYSAAKASAQKGESQKPSGKSKNPASARILRKYSNIRGKMQGQQSTVRMKRGSKMLKNKKSVVVTKSSAKSNLNPRLKMKKSTVPVSKKIKESAAKLARRKILTGSKAAKPSLPKRAVKTQANRVSKDKSKRKLPKRCSQRLGSPKVPEYQPVDTSKSKISSKKIYEVEREVSKKKPQTKESAHSTIVESKGKEIAAETPQQGVDVKASGSSDQVQTRSQRKMEAATPLSGSLGNPSKRAKKTSLVESPKAATELDEPKLTRSGALKRSQASSLPRSGTKVATKRAQELQETPAKRTRTK, encoded by the exons atggcGAGTCTGTGCAAAAAGCAGCAATGCACAATCGACAGGCGCGGCTTTCGGCAGGAACTTGACTCTTGGCGACACAAACTTATTCACTGTGTAG GTTTTGAGAGCATCCTTGAAGGTCTGACTGGTCCAGAGTTGGTAAAAGACCTAAAAGTATTTAAGG ACTTTGAGCCTATTACTGTGTCTGACTGGTCATTTGATGAAAATTgtctgttttgctgtttgaggagagataaagtcaaa GAACACCTATTTGGCTTCAACAAGAATCATCTTGAAGATGCACCTAAACCTCTTCTAGTTAAAGATCAGATCAGAATCATCAGACTAGAGAAGAAGGCTGAGGAGTTTCTCAATGCAATTCTTTGCAGAAAAG ATGTGCCAAATTTCTCAGACCCACACATTCCAGTAGTGGCTCGAGAGATTCTTCAGAGAATGATCAGCCAGTTTGCAGCCGAATATACCTCAAAAACCAGCTCTCCTCAGGACAGTCGCTCAGACTCCCCGCCTCCCTCTGACCAAAGCCGGTTGGCCCCACTCCTTCCGTCAGGGACTACTTCAACCAGCCCTGCTAACACCCTGGTTGGAGCAGCACAAAACCAGAACCCGGTCTTGAGCAAGCTTCTCATGGCTGACCAGGATGCTCCCTTAGACCTCACCATCAAGAAGCCTACGGCAGAGCCCCACGAACAAG ATGGAGTTCTTGACTTATCTATCAAAAGGAATCGCTgtagcagcaacagcagcataTCTTCCCGCAGTATCTGCCTTTCCCCAGCTACAGTCTCGCTGAAGTG TGAGTCTCCAGACTACCGTTCTTCAAAAGCAAAAGACCTGCAGTCCACCTCCACATTGGAACAATTCATGGCAAAACTGTGTCCACACCACCAGAGACGGATAGTAGATGCAATAGGTTTTCTTCAAACGGAAGTCAAGGCTCATGCATCCTCCAATGTACAAAAAACATCTGACTCTACCTCTGGTGTTCGAGGGAAAGCATCTCTGAATTCAAACTCTAGCAGTACAATCCCAGAGAAATCACATCCTGAGCTAAAACTTCCCAATGAATCCACTCCTAAAGCTGAAGTCCTGGAATTCCCCAATTCTGTTCCAAACAGCGATTCACAAAAGAATATTCCGGAGGATGCGGTGTCCTTGAAAACATCTATAACCCCAGGCCCgcttttggatgtttttagtCTTGGTTTCGGGAGTAACCAACCACGGGTCAGTTCCACCCCCAGTTCAGTGGATGGAGAGAACAATCGTCAGAGTGATCAGCCACCTGTTCGGATGAAGATCAAAACCAGCAGTGCTGCTGCTGGTAAGAAGCTGTCATGTGTGCTCGATAATCCTCTTTCTTCTCCCTTCCATTTTCTCGAAGAGAAAAGGGGTTCCTCCAATAGAACAGAGACACACAGTGCCAGACTTAGCTCCTCTGTGAAAAGACACAGTCAGTTGAACGTCACTCCTCAAGCTAGTCAGAAAGAGGTTCTTGAACATCAGAAAGACAAGATGGCAAAAGTGTTTCCAACCCATGTGTCCTTTCCCTCAAATTCTATTCGAACAGCAAGAAAGACTGTCAGGGTATCCTCTGAACATCAGGTCAGGGACAATGCCTGTAGGGAAATAGTTGACCCTGATATCGGCAActgtgacattgtttttattgacaaACCAATTACAGATTGTTTAAAGGAAAAGCGCCGCGGCATGGCCCCCCGCCGTAATGCCAGAAAAAGTACTAGGGGGCATATGTATTCGGATGACATTTGGGTGTTAAAAACAGTTCGCACATTAGCCGGAAGGGGCAACTGTCCAAACCCAATGCCAGAGATGACTACACTGGTCACGCCGAAACAAATTCTGACCAAACCTGAAGGTCTACCACCAGTAGATATGCCTTTTGCTGGAACATTCTCAGAGACAGTGAATCAACAAATTCCCTCAGAGGAATCGAATGAGCATGTCATTTCAGGAGCAGGAGATGTTGTAGAGGTAGCCGCTAGTAAGGTAGATTCTGTAGAGGTTGAAATGAGTCAAACCGATCAGGGCCAGAATAAGGTTCAGTCTGGTTCACCACCTTTTATGAACCTTCTAGTAGAGAGCCAAGAAACTCTTTCAGACACTTTAACGGATCAAGAGACAATGAACGATCTAAGGATGGCAAAAGAAATTGGAGAAAGTGTTGGTCCGCCTTCTTATGAATCAACAACCAGTAACGAGCCAGAGTCTCAACAGGTTGTACTGGACAATACAGAGCAAACAGTTACAGAGACACAAGTAGACTCATTAGAGAGTCTCACCCCAGGAGAGGCAGAGCACCAGCTTTCATCAGATAAACTTCTCAGTTGTGAGGATGATATTCTGAATAGTTCTGTTACAGTAAATCTAGTGGAGGAAGAGACAAAGAAagataaagaggaaaaaacgcAAGAGGAGCAAAGTCAGGAGATTCAACCTCAGATGGAGTTGCATTGTGATAATGTTGAAAGGACAGAAATGTCAGTTTCTACAGGTATTGCAGAGGAACTGACTGTAACAAGGATAGAAACTGAAATGCCAGAAACCAAGAACTGTGTTGAACCTGTAGAGACCACAAATAATGAAGCTGAGTGCAATGAGCCTGCAAAGCCAGTTGATGAGCAGCCAAAGGAGTTGCCACCTTGGCAtagaaaaaaagacaccaaAGCTCAGCTGCCAGATCAGTTGAGACAGCCAGAACCAGTCATAGTTGGCTTTGTCAATGGTAAACCAGTTTCAGCCTCAGACAGGAGTCTGCGCCATAGAGCTGATAGAAACCCCACACCCTCAAGTAAAACTCCAATAAAATCTTGTCAGAATCTACTTATGTGTAGTGTTTCAGAGTCTACACCTACGTCAgctgttgaaaacaaaaaactagagGAACCTCAActagaaacaaacacattagaGACTGCTATGATTCAACAAGTTATGGAACCGTCCTCTGACCTGCCCTCAAGCGAAACATCTAAATTACCTTCAAGGACTAaagaaaccccaaaacaaaaaagttctcCGAGAAATCAGCGCAGGCTACCTGTGCCTTCTGATCAGTCTGCTGATCAGACTGAAAGTACGGTATCGAAACGCCAATTGAGATCAGATACTCAAAATTCAGCTTCTATTTCAAGTATTATCACCTCCATTTCCTCCCCGAAGCCTTCAACTCTTATTCTTCCACCTGCAGAACAGCTACCTTCCCTCCGCATCCCCCCTTTTCCATTACCTCTTACCATACCCTCTCTTAACAAGCATTCTGACCCCTCAGTTTCTGAATGCTCCCAACAGCATAAGGTCTCTGAGACTATGCGACCAAACACTAAAAATACACAGCCAATTAAGGAAATTTCCGAAGACACCCAAAAGAATAAACTTGTGAGTGAATCTGAGACTAAACAAACTTTAAGATCAGGTAAAGTTGTTTCAGATAACAGTAAAAATGAGAAACACCTTAGTACTGAGGAATCAAATTCTTCAGAAAACCCATCCCCCGTAAAGACTGAAAATCAGACAGAGTTTGTGCCAACAAGTAACAAACGCGGGCTTCGAAAGAACTCGGATGTAGGTGAGTCTGATTTAATCCAAAAGCAGAACGTAATTCTTGTAGAGGACAGGCTAGCAAGTGAAGATAAGGATGTTTCCATGTCAGAGAGACCAAGGAGAATGCCACTAAGAAGCAACACTGAAATGTCTGACGAGGCTGTTTCTCAGTCACCACCACCAGATAACAAGAAATTAGTCTTGAGATCACAAAGATCTACCCCACATTTCACCAGTGCTGCTGACACTCCAAAGCAAAATGATGTAGTCTCCCCTGTTCGAATCATCCCAGAAAGAACAGCCAAAGCTCAGCTGAAACCCACCTCTGGGACTGTTGCGCCGTTGACCCACAACGCCCAAACCCCTGTCATTGCCCCAAAACAAGAACCCCCTAAACAAACTGTCAACAAATTCTTTCAGGCTCTTACTGGTGAAGAGAACCAACACTTGATTACAAACTTGAATactaaatatgataaaatgttaaagggttGGGTACAAATGGACAAAGAGGGTCAGCCAacagcaaaatacaaaaacaaatcagacagACAGGCAGCTATATGGAAAAGTAAACGGAGGGCACGAAAACCAAAGtcttcagagcagcagaaataCTCGCCTGTCCAAATGCTTTTCATGAAAGGTTTCAGCCTCACCAGTATCTGTCGCTGGTTCCTTGATTCAACAGAAACCAAGTCCCTTGTTATTGTCAAGAAGGTGAACACACGTCTTCCATCCGAAACTCAGCTGTGCTTCCACAGCTCATCTACTGGTTCAGGGTCCGCACAGGATGCATTTCCAAGCCTTCAAGCAGAACGcttaaagaaacatttgaaaaagtttcCCATTGCTTCTCCTGTAAAAAGTAATCCCAGAAGTCAGAAACTTATTGCTAAAGCACTTGAACAAGAGGCAAACACAGTCAAGAGAGCAGAACTTCCTAGCAGTACTCAAAATTTGAGTAAATACTCTGCTGCCAAAGCCAGTGCCCAAAAAGGTGAATCACAAAAACCTTCTGGAAAATCTAAGAATCCAGCTAGTGCAAGAATTCTGAGGAAATACTCCAATATTCGAGGGAAGATGCAAGGTCAGCAAAGCACTGTTAGAATGAAAAGGGGttcaaaaatgcttaaaaacaagaaatcggTGGTTGTTACTAAGTCATCTGCTAAATCAAATCTAAACCCAcgtttaaagatgaaaaaatctACTGTACCTGTTagcaaaaaaatcaaagagTCTGCTGCAAAACTGGCAAGAAGGAAGATTTTGACTGGGAGTAAGGCAGCAAAACCTTCTCTTCCAAAAAGGGCTGTGAAGACTCAGGCCAACAGAGtttcaaaagacaaaagcaaGAGAAAACTACCAAAGAGATGCTCGCAACGCCTTGGGTCTCCTAAAGTACCTGAGTATCAGCCTGTGGACACATCAAAGAGCAAGATCAGCAGCAAAAAAATTTACGAAGTAGAACGTGAAGTAAGTAAGAAAAAACCTCAAACTAAGGAATCTGCTCACAGCACAATTGTGGAAAGCAAAGGCAAAGAGATTGCTGCTGAAACGCCGCAGCAGGGCGTTGACGTAAAGGCTTCAGGCTCATCTGACCAGGTACAAACAAGGTCCCAGAGAAAAATGGAGGCAGCGACCCCTCTGAGTGGGAGTCTTGGCAATCCTTCAAAGAGAGCCAAAAAGACATCACTGGTAGAATCTCCTAAAGCTGCCACTGAACTAGATGAACCTAAGCTAACAAGAAGTGGAGCTTTGAAGAGGAGTCAGGCATCGTCACTGCCGCGCAGTGGAACTAAGGTTGCCACCAAGAGAGCCCAGGAACTCCAAGAGACCCCTGCAAAGCGCAccaggacaaaataa
- the LOC102219997 gene encoding titin homolog isoform X1: protein MASLCKKQQCTIDRRGFRQELDSWRHKLIHCVGFESILEGLTGPELVKDLKVFKDFEPITVSDWSFDENCLFCCLRRDKVKEHLFGFNKNHLEDAPKPLLVKDQIRIIRLEKKAEEFLNAILCRKGISADVPNFSDPHIPVVAREILQRMISQFAAEYTSKTSSPQDSRSDSPPPSDQSRLAPLLPSGTTSTSPANTLVGAAQNQNPVLSKLLMADQDAPLDLTIKKPTAEPHEQDGVLDLSIKRNRCSSNSSISSRSICLSPATVSLKCESPDYRSSKAKDLQSTSTLEQFMAKLCPHHQRRIVDAIGFLQTEVKAHASSNVQKTSDSTSGVRGKASLNSNSSSTIPEKSHPELKLPNESTPKAEVLEFPNSVPNSDSQKNIPEDAVSLKTSITPGPLLDVFSLGFGSNQPRVSSTPSSVDGENNRQSDQPPVRMKIKTSSAAAGKKLSCVLDNPLSSPFHFLEEKRGSSNRTETHSARLSSSVKRHSQLNVTPQASQKEVLEHQKDKMAKVFPTHVSFPSNSIRTARKTVRVSSEHQVRDNACREIVDPDIGNCDIVFIDKPITDCLKEKRRGMAPRRNARKSTRGHMYSDDIWVLKTVRTLAGRGNCPNPMPEMTTLVTPKQILTKPEGLPPVDMPFAGTFSETVNQQIPSEESNEHVISGAGDVVEVAASKVDSVEVEMSQTDQGQNKVQSGSPPFMNLLVESQETLSDTLTDQETMNDLRMAKEIGESVGPPSYESTTSNEPESQQVVLDNTEQTVTETQVDSLESLTPGEAEHQLSSDKLLSCEDDILNSSVTVNLVEEETKKDKEEKTQEEQSQEIQPQMELHCDNVERTEMSVSTGIAEELTVTRIETEMPETKNCVEPVETTNNEAECNEPAKPVDEQPKELPPWHRKKDTKAQLPDQLRQPEPVIVGFVNGKPVSASDRSLRHRADRNPTPSSKTPIKSCQNLLMCSVSESTPTSAVENKKLEEPQLETNTLETAMIQQVMEPSSDLPSSETSKLPSRTKETPKQKSSPRNQRRLPVPSDQSADQTESTVSKRQLRSDTQNSASISSIITSISSPKPSTLILPPAEQLPSLRIPPFPLPLTIPSLNKHSDPSVSECSQQHKVSETMRPNTKNTQPIKEISEDTQKNKLVSESETKQTLRSGKVVSDNSKNEKHLSTEESNSSENPSPVKTENQTEFVPTSNKRGLRKNSDVGESDLIQKQNVILVEDRLASEDKDVSMSERPRRMPLRSNTEMSDEAVSQSPPPDNKKLVLRSQRSTPHFTSAADTPKQNDVVSPVRIIPERTAKAQLKPTSGTVAPLTHNAQTPVIAPKQEPPKQTVNKFFQALTGEENQHLITNLNTKYDKMLKGWVQMDKEGQPTAKYKNKSDRQAAIWKSKRRARKPKSSEQQKYSPVQMLFMKGFSLTSICRWFLDSTETKSLVIVKKVNTRLPSETQLCFHSSSTGSGSAQDAFPSLQAERLKKHLKKFPIASPVKSNPRSQKLIAKALEQEANTVKRAELPSSTQNLSKYSAAKASAQKGESQKPSGKSKNPASARILRKYSNIRGKMQGQQSTVRMKRGSKMLKNKKSVVVTKSSAKSNLNPRLKMKKSTVPVSKKIKESAAKLARRKILTGSKAAKPSLPKRAVKTQANRVSKDKSKRKLPKRCSQRLGSPKVPEYQPVDTSKSKISSKKIYEVEREVSKKKPQTKESAHSTIVESKGKEIAAETPQQGVDVKASGSSDQVQTRSQRKMEAATPLSGSLGNPSKRAKKTSLVESPKAATELDEPKLTRSGALKRSQASSLPRSGTKVATKRAQELQETPAKRTRTK, encoded by the exons atggcGAGTCTGTGCAAAAAGCAGCAATGCACAATCGACAGGCGCGGCTTTCGGCAGGAACTTGACTCTTGGCGACACAAACTTATTCACTGTGTAG GTTTTGAGAGCATCCTTGAAGGTCTGACTGGTCCAGAGTTGGTAAAAGACCTAAAAGTATTTAAGG ACTTTGAGCCTATTACTGTGTCTGACTGGTCATTTGATGAAAATTgtctgttttgctgtttgaggagagataaagtcaaa GAACACCTATTTGGCTTCAACAAGAATCATCTTGAAGATGCACCTAAACCTCTTCTAGTTAAAGATCAGATCAGAATCATCAGACTAGAGAAGAAGGCTGAGGAGTTTCTCAATGCAATTCTTTGCAGAAAAGGTATTTCTGCAG ATGTGCCAAATTTCTCAGACCCACACATTCCAGTAGTGGCTCGAGAGATTCTTCAGAGAATGATCAGCCAGTTTGCAGCCGAATATACCTCAAAAACCAGCTCTCCTCAGGACAGTCGCTCAGACTCCCCGCCTCCCTCTGACCAAAGCCGGTTGGCCCCACTCCTTCCGTCAGGGACTACTTCAACCAGCCCTGCTAACACCCTGGTTGGAGCAGCACAAAACCAGAACCCGGTCTTGAGCAAGCTTCTCATGGCTGACCAGGATGCTCCCTTAGACCTCACCATCAAGAAGCCTACGGCAGAGCCCCACGAACAAG ATGGAGTTCTTGACTTATCTATCAAAAGGAATCGCTgtagcagcaacagcagcataTCTTCCCGCAGTATCTGCCTTTCCCCAGCTACAGTCTCGCTGAAGTG TGAGTCTCCAGACTACCGTTCTTCAAAAGCAAAAGACCTGCAGTCCACCTCCACATTGGAACAATTCATGGCAAAACTGTGTCCACACCACCAGAGACGGATAGTAGATGCAATAGGTTTTCTTCAAACGGAAGTCAAGGCTCATGCATCCTCCAATGTACAAAAAACATCTGACTCTACCTCTGGTGTTCGAGGGAAAGCATCTCTGAATTCAAACTCTAGCAGTACAATCCCAGAGAAATCACATCCTGAGCTAAAACTTCCCAATGAATCCACTCCTAAAGCTGAAGTCCTGGAATTCCCCAATTCTGTTCCAAACAGCGATTCACAAAAGAATATTCCGGAGGATGCGGTGTCCTTGAAAACATCTATAACCCCAGGCCCgcttttggatgtttttagtCTTGGTTTCGGGAGTAACCAACCACGGGTCAGTTCCACCCCCAGTTCAGTGGATGGAGAGAACAATCGTCAGAGTGATCAGCCACCTGTTCGGATGAAGATCAAAACCAGCAGTGCTGCTGCTGGTAAGAAGCTGTCATGTGTGCTCGATAATCCTCTTTCTTCTCCCTTCCATTTTCTCGAAGAGAAAAGGGGTTCCTCCAATAGAACAGAGACACACAGTGCCAGACTTAGCTCCTCTGTGAAAAGACACAGTCAGTTGAACGTCACTCCTCAAGCTAGTCAGAAAGAGGTTCTTGAACATCAGAAAGACAAGATGGCAAAAGTGTTTCCAACCCATGTGTCCTTTCCCTCAAATTCTATTCGAACAGCAAGAAAGACTGTCAGGGTATCCTCTGAACATCAGGTCAGGGACAATGCCTGTAGGGAAATAGTTGACCCTGATATCGGCAActgtgacattgtttttattgacaaACCAATTACAGATTGTTTAAAGGAAAAGCGCCGCGGCATGGCCCCCCGCCGTAATGCCAGAAAAAGTACTAGGGGGCATATGTATTCGGATGACATTTGGGTGTTAAAAACAGTTCGCACATTAGCCGGAAGGGGCAACTGTCCAAACCCAATGCCAGAGATGACTACACTGGTCACGCCGAAACAAATTCTGACCAAACCTGAAGGTCTACCACCAGTAGATATGCCTTTTGCTGGAACATTCTCAGAGACAGTGAATCAACAAATTCCCTCAGAGGAATCGAATGAGCATGTCATTTCAGGAGCAGGAGATGTTGTAGAGGTAGCCGCTAGTAAGGTAGATTCTGTAGAGGTTGAAATGAGTCAAACCGATCAGGGCCAGAATAAGGTTCAGTCTGGTTCACCACCTTTTATGAACCTTCTAGTAGAGAGCCAAGAAACTCTTTCAGACACTTTAACGGATCAAGAGACAATGAACGATCTAAGGATGGCAAAAGAAATTGGAGAAAGTGTTGGTCCGCCTTCTTATGAATCAACAACCAGTAACGAGCCAGAGTCTCAACAGGTTGTACTGGACAATACAGAGCAAACAGTTACAGAGACACAAGTAGACTCATTAGAGAGTCTCACCCCAGGAGAGGCAGAGCACCAGCTTTCATCAGATAAACTTCTCAGTTGTGAGGATGATATTCTGAATAGTTCTGTTACAGTAAATCTAGTGGAGGAAGAGACAAAGAAagataaagaggaaaaaacgcAAGAGGAGCAAAGTCAGGAGATTCAACCTCAGATGGAGTTGCATTGTGATAATGTTGAAAGGACAGAAATGTCAGTTTCTACAGGTATTGCAGAGGAACTGACTGTAACAAGGATAGAAACTGAAATGCCAGAAACCAAGAACTGTGTTGAACCTGTAGAGACCACAAATAATGAAGCTGAGTGCAATGAGCCTGCAAAGCCAGTTGATGAGCAGCCAAAGGAGTTGCCACCTTGGCAtagaaaaaaagacaccaaAGCTCAGCTGCCAGATCAGTTGAGACAGCCAGAACCAGTCATAGTTGGCTTTGTCAATGGTAAACCAGTTTCAGCCTCAGACAGGAGTCTGCGCCATAGAGCTGATAGAAACCCCACACCCTCAAGTAAAACTCCAATAAAATCTTGTCAGAATCTACTTATGTGTAGTGTTTCAGAGTCTACACCTACGTCAgctgttgaaaacaaaaaactagagGAACCTCAActagaaacaaacacattagaGACTGCTATGATTCAACAAGTTATGGAACCGTCCTCTGACCTGCCCTCAAGCGAAACATCTAAATTACCTTCAAGGACTAaagaaaccccaaaacaaaaaagttctcCGAGAAATCAGCGCAGGCTACCTGTGCCTTCTGATCAGTCTGCTGATCAGACTGAAAGTACGGTATCGAAACGCCAATTGAGATCAGATACTCAAAATTCAGCTTCTATTTCAAGTATTATCACCTCCATTTCCTCCCCGAAGCCTTCAACTCTTATTCTTCCACCTGCAGAACAGCTACCTTCCCTCCGCATCCCCCCTTTTCCATTACCTCTTACCATACCCTCTCTTAACAAGCATTCTGACCCCTCAGTTTCTGAATGCTCCCAACAGCATAAGGTCTCTGAGACTATGCGACCAAACACTAAAAATACACAGCCAATTAAGGAAATTTCCGAAGACACCCAAAAGAATAAACTTGTGAGTGAATCTGAGACTAAACAAACTTTAAGATCAGGTAAAGTTGTTTCAGATAACAGTAAAAATGAGAAACACCTTAGTACTGAGGAATCAAATTCTTCAGAAAACCCATCCCCCGTAAAGACTGAAAATCAGACAGAGTTTGTGCCAACAAGTAACAAACGCGGGCTTCGAAAGAACTCGGATGTAGGTGAGTCTGATTTAATCCAAAAGCAGAACGTAATTCTTGTAGAGGACAGGCTAGCAAGTGAAGATAAGGATGTTTCCATGTCAGAGAGACCAAGGAGAATGCCACTAAGAAGCAACACTGAAATGTCTGACGAGGCTGTTTCTCAGTCACCACCACCAGATAACAAGAAATTAGTCTTGAGATCACAAAGATCTACCCCACATTTCACCAGTGCTGCTGACACTCCAAAGCAAAATGATGTAGTCTCCCCTGTTCGAATCATCCCAGAAAGAACAGCCAAAGCTCAGCTGAAACCCACCTCTGGGACTGTTGCGCCGTTGACCCACAACGCCCAAACCCCTGTCATTGCCCCAAAACAAGAACCCCCTAAACAAACTGTCAACAAATTCTTTCAGGCTCTTACTGGTGAAGAGAACCAACACTTGATTACAAACTTGAATactaaatatgataaaatgttaaagggttGGGTACAAATGGACAAAGAGGGTCAGCCAacagcaaaatacaaaaacaaatcagacagACAGGCAGCTATATGGAAAAGTAAACGGAGGGCACGAAAACCAAAGtcttcagagcagcagaaataCTCGCCTGTCCAAATGCTTTTCATGAAAGGTTTCAGCCTCACCAGTATCTGTCGCTGGTTCCTTGATTCAACAGAAACCAAGTCCCTTGTTATTGTCAAGAAGGTGAACACACGTCTTCCATCCGAAACTCAGCTGTGCTTCCACAGCTCATCTACTGGTTCAGGGTCCGCACAGGATGCATTTCCAAGCCTTCAAGCAGAACGcttaaagaaacatttgaaaaagtttcCCATTGCTTCTCCTGTAAAAAGTAATCCCAGAAGTCAGAAACTTATTGCTAAAGCACTTGAACAAGAGGCAAACACAGTCAAGAGAGCAGAACTTCCTAGCAGTACTCAAAATTTGAGTAAATACTCTGCTGCCAAAGCCAGTGCCCAAAAAGGTGAATCACAAAAACCTTCTGGAAAATCTAAGAATCCAGCTAGTGCAAGAATTCTGAGGAAATACTCCAATATTCGAGGGAAGATGCAAGGTCAGCAAAGCACTGTTAGAATGAAAAGGGGttcaaaaatgcttaaaaacaagaaatcggTGGTTGTTACTAAGTCATCTGCTAAATCAAATCTAAACCCAcgtttaaagatgaaaaaatctACTGTACCTGTTagcaaaaaaatcaaagagTCTGCTGCAAAACTGGCAAGAAGGAAGATTTTGACTGGGAGTAAGGCAGCAAAACCTTCTCTTCCAAAAAGGGCTGTGAAGACTCAGGCCAACAGAGtttcaaaagacaaaagcaaGAGAAAACTACCAAAGAGATGCTCGCAACGCCTTGGGTCTCCTAAAGTACCTGAGTATCAGCCTGTGGACACATCAAAGAGCAAGATCAGCAGCAAAAAAATTTACGAAGTAGAACGTGAAGTAAGTAAGAAAAAACCTCAAACTAAGGAATCTGCTCACAGCACAATTGTGGAAAGCAAAGGCAAAGAGATTGCTGCTGAAACGCCGCAGCAGGGCGTTGACGTAAAGGCTTCAGGCTCATCTGACCAGGTACAAACAAGGTCCCAGAGAAAAATGGAGGCAGCGACCCCTCTGAGTGGGAGTCTTGGCAATCCTTCAAAGAGAGCCAAAAAGACATCACTGGTAGAATCTCCTAAAGCTGCCACTGAACTAGATGAACCTAAGCTAACAAGAAGTGGAGCTTTGAAGAGGAGTCAGGCATCGTCACTGCCGCGCAGTGGAACTAAGGTTGCCACCAAGAGAGCCCAGGAACTCCAAGAGACCCCTGCAAAGCGCAccaggacaaaataa